One Cryptomeria japonica chromosome 9, Sugi_1.0, whole genome shotgun sequence genomic window carries:
- the LOC131066740 gene encoding xyloglucan endotransglucosylase protein 2 produces MLLKMWLLLLAVVVPAAMAAAPHRPIDVPFQTNYVPTWATDHIKYINGGREVTLSLDKWTGTGFQSKGTYLFGHFSMQIKMVPGDSAGTVTAFYLSSQNSEHDEIDFEFLGNRSGQPYILQTNVFSGGKGDREQRIYLWFDPTAEYHSYSVLWNMHQIVFFVDDVPIRVFKNSHDLGVRYPFNQPMKIYSSLWNADDWATRGGLEKTDWSKAPFVAAYKGFHVDGCEASAPNSQCPTLGRRWWDQKEFDDLDGLQWRRLRWVRDKYTIYNYCSDRVRYTVMSPECSRDRDI; encoded by the exons ATGCTGCTCAAAATGTGGCTACTTCTCTTAGCGGTGGTGGTGCCTGCTGCCATGGCTGCCGCACCACATAGACCCATAGATGTGCCATTTCAAACTAACTATGTCCCTACCTGGGCTACTGATCATATAAAGTACATTAATGGAGGAAGGGAAGTCACACTTTCTCTGGACAAATGGACAG GCACTGGGTTCCAATCCAAGGGCACATACTTGTTTGGGCACTTCAGTATGCAGATAAAGATGGTTCCTGGTGACTCTGCAGGCACTGTCACTGCTTTCTAT CTGTCATCACAGAACTCAGAGCATGATGAGATAGACTTTGAGTTCTTAGGAAACAGATCTGGGCAGCCATACATTCTCCAAACCAATGTGTTCAGTGGAGGCAAAGGAGACAGAGAACAGCGCATATACCTCTGGTTTGACCCCACCGCAGAGTACCATTCCTACTCTGTTCTCTGGAACATGCATCAAATTGT GTTCTTTGTAGATGATGTTCCCATTAGAGTGTTCAAGAACAGCCATGATTTGGGAGTAAGATATCCATTCAATCAACCTATGAAGATCTATTCAAGCCTGTGGAATGCAGATGACTGGGCCACAAGAGGGGGGCTTGAGAAGACAGACTGGAGCAAAGCACCATTTGTTGCAGCATACAAGGGATTCCATGTTGATGGGTGTGAGGCATCTGCACCAAATTCACAGTGCCCCACACTGGGGAGGAGATGGTGGGATCAGaaggaatttgatgatttggatggatTGCAGTGGAGAAGGCTGAGATGGGTGAGAGACAAGTATACAATCTACAACTATTGCAGTGACAGAGTTAGATATACAGTCATGTCTCCTGAGTGTTCCAGAGACCGTGACATCTAG